A section of the Puntigrus tetrazona isolate hp1 unplaced genomic scaffold, ASM1883169v1 S000000397, whole genome shotgun sequence genome encodes:
- the nxnl2 gene encoding nucleoredoxin-like protein 2, whose translation MVEVFSGRTLVNKEGDLVDPEEALRNKVVGLYFSAGWCPPCRDFTPLLCDFYTELVEESEPPAQFEIVFISSDKSTEDMVEYYHDMHGDWLALPWTDPFKHELKKRYSITAVPKLVIVKENGQVITDKGRKQIRDQGLACFRSWLEVAEIFQNFKG comes from the exons ATGGTCGAGGTGTTTTCGGGCCGGACTCTGGTGAATAAAGAAGGGGATCTGGTGGACCCGGAGGAAGCGCTCAGGAATAAAGTGGTCGGTCTGTATTTCTCGGCCGGATGGTGTCCTCCGTGTCGAGACTTCACCCCGCTGCTGTGCGATTTCTACACCGAGCTGGTGGAGGAGAGCGAGCCTCCTGCCCAGTTTGAGATCGTCTTCATATCCTCGGATAAATCCACAGAAGACATGGTGGAGTACTATCACGACATGCACGGGGACTGGCTGGCTCTGCCCTGGACGGATCCGTTTAAACA CGAACTGAAGAAGAGATACAGCATCACAGCCGTGCCGAAGCTGGTCATCGTGAAGGAGAATGGTCAGGTGATCACAGACAAAGGCCGAAAGCAGATCCGGGACCAGGGCTTGGCGTGTTTCCGGAGCTGGCTGGAGGTGGCCGAGATCTTCCAAAACTTTAAAGGCTGA